Proteins found in one Coffea eugenioides isolate CCC68of chromosome 5, Ceug_1.0, whole genome shotgun sequence genomic segment:
- the LOC113770554 gene encoding alpha-1,3/1,6-mannosyltransferase ALG2 — MEKSGSSKLNVAIIHPDLGIGGAERLIVDAAVELASHGHKVHVFTSHHDKTRCFEETLSGIFSVTVYGSFLPRHIFYRLHAVCAYIRCIFVAVCMMLFWRSFDVILVDQVSVVIPLLKLKKSTKVVFYCHFPDLLLAQHTTLLRRIYRIPIDLIEEKTTGIADLILVNSKFTASTFARTFKRLNAFGIRPAVLYPAVNLDQFKEPNAIKLNFLSINRFERKKNIELAISAFAMLQNLACDELQGAILDGASLTIAGGYDKRLRENVDYLEELKDLAQREGISDRVDFITSCSTSERNALLSECLCVLYTPKDEHFGIVPLEAMASCKPVIACNSGGPVETIKNGVTGFLCDPSPRDFSLAMAKLIQKPEMAEGMGREARLHIAQSFSTKTFGNHLDQYLVDVARGKKE, encoded by the exons ATGGAGAAATCAGGGAGCTCAAAGTTGAATGTGGCTATCATCCACCCTGATCTTGGAATTG GAGGAGCTGAAAGATTAATTGTTGATGCAGCTGTGGAGCTTGCATCTCATGGGCATAAAGTTCATGTTTTTACGTCACATCATGATAAAACACGCTGTTTTGAGGAGACTTTGTCTG GGATCTTCTCAGTTACTGTATATGGTTCTTTTCTCCCCCGGCATATTTTCTATCGTCTTCATGCAGTATGTGCATATATCCGTTGCATTTTTGTTGCTGTTTGTATGATGCTGTTCTGGCGATCGTTCGATGTTATACTTGTAGATCAGGTATCTGTTGTCATTCCACTGTTGAAGTTGAAGAAATCAACAAAg GTTGTATTTTACTGCCATTTTCCTGATCTCTTGCTAGCCCAACACACTACTCTTCTTAGGAGGATATATCGGATACCTATTGACCTTATAGAAGAAAAAACAACTG GTATCGCAGACCTAATTCTTGTTAACAGCAAATTTACTGCATCTACATTTGCAAGGACATTCAAGAGGCTTAATGCATTCGGAATTAGACCAGCTGTACTTTACCCTGCAGTCAATTTGGATCAGTTTAAGGAGCCTAATGCTATTAA GTTGAATTTTCTCTCGATCAATCGGTTTGAAAGGAAGAAGAACATAGAATTAGCAATATCTGCCTTTGCAATGCTTCAGAACCTTGCATGTGATGAACTACAAGGTGCCATTCTGGATGGTGCTTCATTGACTATTGCAG GTGGATATGATAAACGCCTTAGAGAGAATGTTGATTATTTGGAGGAACTTAAAGACTTAGCTCAAAGGGAAGGTATCTCTGATCGAGTCGACTTCATCACATCTTGTTCCACATCAGAAAGAAATGCACTTTTGTCTGAGTGTTTGTGCGTTCTTTATACACCAAAG GATGAGCATTTTGGCATTGTTCCTCTGGAAGCAATGGCATCCTGTAAACCTGTTATTGCTTGCAACAGTGGTGGTCCTGTTGAGACAATCAAGAATGGTGTGACAGGCTTCCTTTGTGACCCCAGTCCACGAGATTTCTCTTTGGCTATGGCAAAACTCATTCAGAAACCCGAGATGGCAGAGGGAATGGGTAGAGAAGCTCGACTTCACATTGCTCAATCATTCTCCACAAAAACATTTGGCAACCATCTGGATCAGTATCTTGTTGATGTAGCAAggggaaagaaagaatga